From the genome of Calliopsis andreniformis isolate RMS-2024a unplaced genomic scaffold, iyCalAndr_principal scaffold0022, whole genome shotgun sequence:
CTTGCGAGATTGCAACCGAGACCAGTCGAATTGGAAGAGCGGCCCGCGCGATTTACGCGCGCTATCATGGTCCTGCCTCCCTTCCTGGATCCCTTCAGACTCTGAGGACACCCTCAGGAATATGAGAAAAGGGGCTGTTTGCTGTCCTACActgcgtcctcaatgttctcgaTCCCCTTCTATACACTACTAAGGGTTCCACAGAGAAGGAGGAAATGGATGGATATAAAACTAAAGATATATTTTCATGTGACATTCAAAATGATGACTTCTGCTGTCATGACATTGCACAACAATGCAACAGCATTAAGTTTCAGTCTCACATCTGGTTTTTAGGACGACAAAAATCATGATATTTTAGGGTGATActatagcaatatccatagtgtGAGTCGAGGTTCTTGCCTTATTTTAGATTTATTTTActataatataaaacaaatttgctataatatgtggCGTGCTTTCACGTGACGTGATAATAGTGTGTTCATACCCTTAATATCACGTGAAATCGCACCTTAATAAATGGTGAGAAAAAATATTCATTATCACACTATAAAATTCGATCGTCCAAATTGTAGCGTAAAACGACACCGTGGCATTTTGCTGCGCTCGTTCTATGCATCTGGATGAAATCAGCGTTTTCGATTACATACGTTAGCCGAGCCGTGTTTGCCACGTTTCCTTCGCTCAACTTTACGGGAAATTAACCTCGATCGTTTTGGTTGAAACGATATAGAAAGACTCACAGAGGACGCATTAAGACCAATCAGTCTGAAATATTGGCACCGTTCGCCCGGAAGCTAGCATTTTGTCAGAGCGTGTGTAATAAGTCCTACGATTCACAAACCATTTGATGTTCGTTGTTTTCGAGCACAGTTGCAAAAGAAAATTGCGAAGCCGCAGAATTGCAAAGGTAATACGCGTTCAACGTCCCCTGCCTGTGATTAAGGCGCGTTTTATGATATGCTCTTTCCTGGTCTTCAAGGctttaattatggttattatttatgCAGCTCGGGAGAAGTTCCTCCTATCTCTGCTCGAGTTTTCCACTCCAGATGAAAGGTGAAGGACCATTTTTGCTTGAATGGATTGTCTTCAGCGATGGGACTGGTTACGTGATACGCGAAGAGGACTCAAGCAAAATTTATGCTACATTTACCAGGGAAACGGCAACGATCTGCCTTGGATATTTCGTTTTTCGCGTTTACATAAGAGGAAAACGCTAATAATGGGATATCTCGCCCCTCAGAAAGCTGCGCAGAATTGCCACGGAAGCGTGACATAACCCGACAAGATTTTGGCATGGTCGGCCAGTGACGACGAGCGTCGAGACGCGCAAGACAGCCTGTCGTAAACACGCGCGTCTGTCCGTTTTTGGATTATCGCCTGACCAACGAAACTCTTCCTAAGGGACCCGTGGTTCACTGCACGTATGGAGAATCGTGTCTGTTAACCCTAGAACAACACTATTTCATTTTTCAGCGGAATACTGTGTAGTTGTGGGCGACCCAGGACTAATTAATTactaatttattataaaaaaaccTTATATTTTAAATTGCCCATTTTTCTGATTTTTCGAATAATGGCTCAGTCCATTATTGCTCTCAATGTCTCATTTATTATTTTCGAAACATTCTTTTCCCATACTAAATAGATCTTGGAGTTCAAAAATTTTGTAGGGTCGCCCTCGACTCCAGCCTGTCGTTCTAGGGTTAATAGTCAACCTTCTCCTTAATATATGAAGAACATAGCGTATTCAGGGACCCAGAGAATGGAAGCTATCGAATGGGACTCCAAGATTCGAcatggatggacgattgaagactacCGCGAAACAGGTTCTCGCAAATCACCTTGACAATGAATGGGTGACTTATTCTGGCGCAAACAGGAGTAAGATTTATCTGACGGGGCACGTATTTCGGCCTGCAGCGGATTTCTAGTACGTTCGCGGCGTGAATAAGCCTCGGTCGGCTCTGTAACAATAAGCTTTCCCTCGTAACTCCAAACGCGTCGATCATGAAACTGTACAGACCAACTTCCTCCATTCCGTATCGCCTCTCGTCTTCAGCGGCGTATCCTCGAAAGGAAATTAAGCGTAGCAATGCCTTCGAGCCATCTGACGCGAGCGAGCCATCGCGTCGGTCAAGTGTAATGAATTCCAAGCGACTTTGGACGAGCCGTGAGGCGAGAATAGACGGTACTGTCGATCATCGACGTCATTAATCTTGCGTCTGAAGCGCAACGTAACAGCCAATCGGAGCGCGCATCGATATCCGACAGGTTCGAGAGGACTCACTCGCTTTCGCAAAACCTGTCATCTCTGAATAATTCGGCTTGCGTAAGATCTCGCGGTCGTCTGCGGGTTCGGAGAACCGTGGCCTGAAATacgaggaatagttgcaaaattTTGCGTTTGTTCGCGACTTGGAAAGGCTACGTTGTGACGCTACGTTGTGTAATCGTTGCTCATGCAACTTGCACGCAATAAACTCTGTTTCGAACGATTATTGTTCGACGAAGTTCGTCCCTAGCTCACGTTCCTGATCTAAGTTAGATTCTATAGGGAAGTGAGATAGATGGGCGATCTGATATCAATTGCAAGGATTCCTGAAAAGCATTGAGAGGAGAAGAAATGTATACGCCATATTAGGATCCTCGTGGATATCTATAACGTAGAGGAGAACTTATGAACCGTGAAAAGCTGACAGATTATTGTCTCCGCCTCTGTTAGAGGGGAGAATATTCCTTAATGGCCCTATTACATCGACGAAAAGATGGTGGTGACCCTTATACATCTGGTCGCGCTGTATTTCATCCTAATTCCCTCGATAATGCGCCTTTGAGGCACGTAGCCAATGGTTTATGAGATACTGATTTTATAACAGCCGAATTTTTAAACCCTTCAAGAAGCAAAGTTCAAGTTTAGTCAATCATATCTTATAAACTATTGATCTAATGTtcaatacatatatgtataagacTATGTATGTGTCTATATGGGTATGTTGAAGCCAAGATGAAAGAATGGAGATATGTGGGAAGTCTGTGACTCTCTTTTATGTCGTCTTGAGCGTAATGCACACAAGCTAGAAAGGTGACAAAAAGCTTTGGCTTCACTGGCCTCTGATTACAAGCATACCCAGTGTCTCATACAGTCTTCCACATACGTGTATCGATATCTTCCACTGTCTTCCTCAGAGCTACTCCTATCACGAATATCAAGCTTCCTTAAGACCTTCTAAAATTACAATTCCTCGCTCGAATTCCCAGAAGCAATTTTCTAATTAAATCAAGACCCTTACACAGTGCAAACGTTATTGTTGCAGGAGTCGTCGGGGGTGCAGTCGCTGCGTTCCTCCTCCTGAATATCGGGCGGCGGGGCGACGAGAGGGGACGCGTTGGCAAGGCCCAAGGAGAAGGTTCTTCTAACTCCTCGCCTCCTCATGGCGAAATTCCGCTCCCTCGAGGGGAATCGCGGCGTTTTCTTCCTCATATCCGTCAGCTCCTTCACCGACAGCCCGTCGTCCCAGACCATCGTCGCACTCGCGAGGACCACGACCGAGTCAGACACGAAACCTCTGACGACTGATTCCCGTGCACCGCTTATCGGGCAGAGCGCGGCTGCGTGTCGAGATAAGAGAAACTCTTCGCAGCGGAGAGGTGGGCCGACGGTTCCGCGCGACGACGCTGAAACCGAAGGCGGAATAAGGCCAGCTGACTAAACGGCGGCTAGCCGGATCCCCTGCTCGGGCAAATCGAATTAAGTTAATGCAGTTATGGAATCTGGTAGTATGCTCCGCTGTCCTGTTCGTGAGCCGCTCATTCCGAGCGCGTGACGCACGTGACGATCGTTCACCATGTAACCAGCCGCGATAGCTCTCTCGCTGCGCGCGGTTGCAACTCTGCTCGACGCTTACGTATCTATCGCTTGCGTGTCTATCGAATTCcgctccagaagcatgaaaatGCAAGTGGAACACATCGAATCCTGGCGAGCGGCGAGATCTAAGCCTCTTGGAATCTGCTTCAACGATAAGCCGATGCTTTTGATATACACTATTGTGAATAAGTATTTAGACACTTCTATGTTATTGTAAATACATGAGATACTTACATCTTTTATTTGTACTAACTGCTACCAAATATTAGTCTCATCAGTATTTGCAAGCCTAAAAGCTGTCGTCTACTTAACAGCATAGTCTAGAAAAAAATTATCAACTTCGTCTGAGATGAAGCTTGTAGGCAAAACTATAGCATAGAATTTcacttatattttatacattacAATAATGaggaagtgtccaaatacttatgcacgataGTGTACAGTGTCTCGATACAAGTTCTGTGATACACTCACTTTTTCTTGAAACTGTTCTTTCGTATTACTTATCCCTTGCGTTTGAAGAAGCGAATGCAAGCTCCTATCTGATAACTGATAAGTGAGCTTTCAAGGACTCAGACTAAATTTCAGACATAGAAACGACAGGTTCAATACAACAACAGTGATTATATCTAAAGGCTCCATGGAGCCATGACTGTCCCAGTGAACTTATATCGAGACAAAACTGTATGTACCCAGATTCTGATCTCGATCTCTC
Proteins encoded in this window:
- the LOC143187235 gene encoding uncharacterized protein LOC143187235, which translates into the protein MATNRARTIRNNGARNGNRRAKVVEASVLKQNAMYATRTTSQSKLARGSTWKVADRDRCFATNTRDRDQNLDSKRLRSRRSPGFDVFHLHFHASGAEFDRHASDRYVSVEQSCNRAQRESYRGWLHGERSSRASRARNERLTNRTAEHTTRFHNCINLIRFARAGDPASRRLVSWPYSAFGFSVVARNRRPTSPLRRVSLISTRSRALPDKRCTGISRQRFRV